One part of the Phaeodactylum tricornutum CCAP 1055/1 chromosome 17, whole genome shotgun sequence genome encodes these proteins:
- a CDS encoding predicted protein: LYKLKGKLLKQIRQTCLQYNMLEEGDHIMICVSGGKDSATLLSLVKQLQRQLPIQFNVTAVHVDQKQPGYNGASLIAWLEEMMIPYLVVTEDTYSVVVDKTEPGKSFCTVCSRLRRGILYSTALTLGCNKIMLGHHADDCLETLLLNMIHTGQTKAMPARYTSQRGSLAVMRPLIQSMETDIAEYAHLSNFPILPCNLCSNQANLQRPQVKLLLETIQASLNPNAKRNMLNAVGDVRPSHLLDQSLREMCGM; encoded by the coding sequence CTCTACAAATTAAAAGGAAAGCTGTTGAAACAGATACGACAAACTTGTCTCCAATACAACATGCTGGAAGAAGGAGACCATATTATGATATGCGTTTCGGGTGGCAAGGATTCGGCTACGCTCCTCTCGCTCGTGAAGCAGCTCCAGCGACAGCTACCCATCCAGTTCAATGTGACGGCCGTCCACGTCGATCAAAAGCAGCCGGGATACAATGGTGCATCGCTCATCGCGTGGTTGGAAGAGATGATGATTCCGTATCTAGTCGTCACCGAAGATACGTACAGTGTCGTCGTAGATAAGACGGAACCGGGGAAATCGTTCTGTACCGTGTGCAGTCGTCTCCGACGTGGCATTCTGTATTCGACGGCACTAACGCTGGGGTGCAACAAAATTATGCTGGGACACCACGCCGACGATTGCTTGGAAACATTACTGCTCAATATGATTCACACTGGTCAAACCAAGGCCATGCCTGCACGATATACGTCCCAAAGGGGATCGCTCGCTGTCATGCGGCCCCTTATTCAATCCATGGAGACGGATATTGCCGAATACGCGCACCTTTCCAACTTTCCGATACTACCGTGCAACCTCTGTAGCAATCAAGCTAATTTACAGCGACCCCAGGTGAAACTgttgttggaaaccatacAGGCCTCATTGAATCCCAACGCCAAGCGTAACATGCTCAACGCGGTTGGAGACGTACGTCCCAGCCACCTTTTGGATCAGTCACTGAGAGAGATGTGTGGGATG
- a CDS encoding predicted protein — KKRVVFLGTPEVAATSLQTIYRASQHPDSAFEIVGVVTQPAKRRKRKGQLEASPVGKLAEELDIPVLAPEKAKDVDFLDHLEHQVRPDLCITAAYGQYLPKRFLAAPPYGTVNIHPSLLPRWRGASPVQRSLEAGDNPVGVTVLFTVSQMDAGPIIAQTERMIDEDETATTVLPKLFEIGTNLLLEHLPAVLSGKISMDTATTQDGTKAVSAAMIHSSEGELKPWLESARTCHNRGRGFSMWPGTFMYFQIGGGENDSSADGAREPMKVKIVETRVVPDLVREPTNIVSLGPTKKSGLYVTCVDGSVLELLQVQPATRKAFRARDFQNGYPGETIR, encoded by the coding sequence AAGAAGAGAGTTGTCTTTCTGGGAACTCCCGAAGTCGCCGCCACTTCCTTGCAAACAATCTACCGAGCTTCTCAACATCCCGACAGCGCCTTTGAAATTGTAGGAGTCGTCACGCAGCCGGCCAAACGCCGAAAACGCAAGGGCCAGCTCGAAGCCAGTCCGGTAGGCAAGCTCGCGGAAGAACTCGACATTCCCGTACTCGCAcccgaaaaggccaaggatGTCGATTTTTTGGATCATCTCGAGCACCAGGTGCGTCCCGATTTGTGCATAACGGCAGCCTACGGACAGTATTTGCCCAAACGGTTTTTGGCGGCGCCTCCCTACGGCACCGTCAATATCCATCCTAGTCTCTTGCCCCGATGGCGAGGGGCCAGTCCGGTACAGCGGTCCTTGGAAGCTGGCGATAATCCGGTTGGTGTGACGGTGCTGTTTACCGTTAGTCAGATGGATGCCGGGCCCATCATTGCGCAAACAGAACGGATgattgacgaagacgaaacaGCAACGACGGTACTACCGAAGCTTTTTGAGATTGGAACGAATCTTCTTTTAGAACACCTCCCAGCCGTTTTATCTGGTAAGATAAGTATGGACACGGCGACGACCCAAGACGGAACAAAGGCGGTCTCGGCGGCCATGATTCATTCCAGTGAAGGTGAGCTCAAACCGTGGCTAGAGTCGGCTCGAACTTGCCACAATCGCGGTCGGGGCTTTTCCATGTGGCCTGGTACCTTTATGTACTTTCAAATCGGTGGAGGGGAGAATGATAGCAGCGCCGACGGAGCTCGTGAACCAATGAAGGTTAAAATTGTGGAAACCCGTGTGGTGCCTGATCTCGTACGAGAACCGACCAACATCGTATCACTGGGCCCGACCAAAAAGAGTGGTCTCTACGTGACTTGTGTGGATGGGAGTGTTCTAGAACTGCTCCAAGTTCAACCTGCTACCCGCAAGGCCTTTCGGGCACGAGACTTTCAAAACGGATATCCCGGTGAAACGATCCGA
- a CDS encoding predicted protein — MKSETAAYKPRWAETLWLLTLGRSALVTVPVNAFVAPKFCTRTATPSRVGTQTCFRSSSAVPSRRRLSVPLGRTVLDNAKAPGEEKDDDNDEDESSSTENPYADPNYPDLEFINYDDPEYSVDQGEEMNTMSADSTEVEIEAMREDRRRRNDEFQFQTYYRDTLRDGGVFKGEWTVYRTCTFLDDDEVPETGRVDANGMPRILEAPDVLHVISQAHKLTVEAPESDPFTMSVDAERIVHVQRLAEKEELGNPLMTPRREASETTSDGTAVQTAIDDRKVVNALYAPEQLSALDFRGTQGIMCVGNGYTTSVAVPLDNHPDGNTDPKGTLGPFAEYRTEVGIQTDAMRFRIKLDYAVLKKELGMTKGPPPPLRLKTMTVCRETVNEWPRMKEVRTKADQAILDALFGTVGAQGGLYDPPPVGGDIQATRYMLIPLEGRATVLFPYQLDQDDTFEKSGWVTSLDWTPGPLRFQVDRKVQGQKDLLCLRTLELSEVQSAEADQWRPRDGGEDMRQ; from the coding sequence ATGAAATCCGAAACTGCGGCATACAAGCCGCGGTGGGCGGAAACACTCTGGTTGTTGACTTTGGGACGGAGTGCTTTGGTCACTGTACCAGTGAACGCGTTCGTGGCGCCAAAGTTTTGTACCAGAACAGCCACGCCTTCACGAGTCGGTACGCAGACttgctttcgttcgtcctcgGCAGTGCCATCGCGGCGGAGGCTCTCGGTGCCACTGGGACGCACGGTACTAGACAACGCCAAAGCACCCGGGGAAGAGAAAGATGATGAtaatgacgaagacgaatcGTCCTCAACGGAAAACCCGTACGCTGATCCGAATTATCCCGATTTGGAATTTATCAATTACGATGATCCGGAGTACTCCGTCGATCAAGGCGAAGAAATGAACACAATGTCGGCGGATTCGACCGAAGTTGAAATAGAAGCCATGCGGGAAGATCGGCGTCGTCGGAACGATGAATTTCAATTCCAGACTTATTATCGGGATACACTGCGTGACGGGGGTGTCTTCAAAGGCGAATGGACCGTCTACCGGACGTGCACCTTTCTTGATGACGACGAGGTTCCGGAGACTGGTAGAGTGGACGCCAACGGCATGCCCCGCATCCTCGAAGCCCCCGACGTCTTGCACGTGATTTCTCAGGCGCACAAACTCACCGTCGAAGCCCCGGAATCCGATCCCTTCACCATGTCCGTCGACGCCGAACGTATCGTTCACGTTCAACGTTTggcggaaaaggaagagCTGGGCAATCCTCTCATGACGCCACGGCGGGAGGCGTCCGAGACGACGTCGGATGGTACCGCAGTCCAGACCGCGATCGACGACCGGAAGGTAGTGAACGCACTCTACGCTCCCGAACAACTTAGCGCCCTCGACTTTCGGGGAACGCAGGGCATCATGTGTGTCGGCAACGGTTACACCACCAGCGTTGCCGTACCGCTGGACAACCACCCGGACGGGAACACAGACCCTAAAGGAACGTTGGGTCCGTTTGCCGAGTACCGCACAGAAGTAGGTATACAAACGGACGCGATGCGCTTTCGTATCAAGCTGGACTATGCAGTGTTAAAGAAGGAACTGGGGATGACCAAGGGTCCTCCCCCGCCGCTGCGTTTGAAAACCATGACTGTCTGTCGAGAAACGGTCAACGAATGGCCGCGTATGAAGGAGGTCCGGACCAAAGCGGATCAGGCCATCTTGGACGCCCTCTTTGGTACTGTTGGTGCCCAAGGTGGGTTGTACGATCCTCCGCCGGTGGGGGGCGACATACAGGCTACTCGGTATATGCTCATTCCACTGGAAGGACGAGCGACGGTCCTGTTTCCTTACCAACTCGATCAGGACGATACCTTCGAAAAGTCTGGATGGGTCACGAGTTTGGACTGGACACCGGGACCGCTGCGGTTTCAAGTCGATCGCAAGGTACAGGGTCAGAAAGATTTGCTGTGCTTGCGCACTCTGGAACTGAGTGAAGTACAGTCTGCCGAAGCCGACCAGTGGCGTCCCCGTGACGGCGGAGAAGATATGCGCCAGTAG
- a CDS encoding predicted protein, whose protein sequence is MSSVDFYRRVPKDLTEATSLGAIMSVCALVVMGVLFLSETAAFARTGIATSITLDENTSPQIRLNFNITLTDLQCDYVSIDVWDALGTNKQNVTKNIDKWQLDAQGIRRIFSGRNREGREVVHDSHDRSLDEIHSEDGKAVVDLTADTFDDFMEEHEMAFVDLYAPWCVWCQRLAPTWELFAQEVKKEGMPIGVAKIDCMAEADLCRAQRVMAFPTLRWYHEGKAVAPDYKMDRTIPALTSFAKRKLDMDEKFKEWHSKASDSADPAEVEKKRQLYQQNRPDHPGCQVSGHLMVNRVPGNFHLEAKSKSHNLNAAMTNLSHVVNHLSFGEPIDENNRKSKRILKQVPEEHRQFAPMDGQAFLTKAFHQAFHHYIKVVSTHLNMGSSDANSMLTYQFLEQSQIVFYDDVNVPEARFSYDLSPMSVVVEKEGRKWYDYLTSLCAIIGGTFTTLGLIDATLYKVLKPKKL, encoded by the exons ATGTCGTCGGTGGACTTTTACCGGCGTGTCCCGAAAGATTTGACAGAG GCAACCAGTTTGGGTGCCATTATGAGTGTGTGTGCCCTGGTGGTAATGGGGGTGTTGTTCCTTTCGGAAACGGCCGCCTTTGCGCGCACGGGTATTGCCACGTCCATTACATTGGACGAGAACACGTCGCCGCAAATTCGCTTGAACTTCAACATTACGCTCACGGATTTGCAGTGCGATTATGTTTCGATCGACGTGTGGGACGCCTTGGGCACGAACAAGCAGAACGTGACGAAAAACATCGACAAGTGGCAACTCGACGCCCAAGGGATTCGAAGGATCTTTTCGGGACGCAATAGGGAAGGTCGGGAAGTCGTACACGATAGTCACGATCGGAGTTTGGACGAAATTCATTCGGAAGATGGCAAAGCCGTGGTAGACCTCACGGCGGATACCTTTGACGATTTCATGGAAGAGCACGAAATGGCCTTTGTGGACCTTTATGCTCCATG GTGCGTTTGGTGCCAACGGCTCGCGCCCACGTGGGAATTGTTCGCGCAAGAAGTCAAAAAGGAAGGCATGCCCATTGGTGTCGCCAAGATTGATTGCATGGCCGAAGCCGACTTGTGCCGCGCACAGCGCGTCATGGCCTTTCCCACGTTGCGCTGGTACCACGAGGGCAAAGCGGTGGCGCCCGACTACAAAATGGATCGAACCATCCCGGCCCTTACCTCGTTCGCCAAACGTAAACTTGATATGGACGAAAAGTTTAAGGAATGGCATTCCAAAGCGTCCGATAGTGCCGATCCAGCCGAagtggaaaagaaacgacAATTGTACCAACAGAACCGACCGGATCATCCCGGTTGTCAGGTATCGGGACATTTGATGGTCAACCGGGTGCCGGGCAATTTTCATCTGGAAGCGAAATCCAAAAGTCACAACTTGAACGCCGCCATGACTAATCTATCGCACGTGGTGAACCATTTAAGTTTCGGGGAACCCATTGACGAAAATAACCGCAAGTCGAAACGGATACTCAAACAAGTCCCGGAGGAGCACCGACAATTTGCACCCATGGATGGGCAAGCGTTCCTAACCAAAGCCTTCCATCAGGCCTTTCACCACTACATCAAAGTCGTTTCGACGCACCTGAATATGGGCTCGTCGGATGCGAATTCCATGTTGACGTATCAGTTTTTGGAACAATCACAAATTGTCTTTTACGACGATGTCAACGTACCGGAGGCACGTTTCAGCTACGATTTGAGTCCGATGAGTGTAGTGGTCGAAAAGGAAGGGCGGAAATGGTACGACTATTTGACCTCGCTGTGCGCCATCATTGGAGGAACTTTTACGACCCTGGGTTTGATCGATGCGACGCTGTACAAGGTGCTGAAACCGAAAAAACTGTAA
- a CDS encoding predicted protein: MAPLVELQKYLFSVVAVLLAVPHRRVFSRPGWDRGINNDLVVHLNHAGASPSPTAVIDRVYEHLLLEQTLGGYAAAKVVEEELRRVYKLTAELICVHDHEDTWSSPRTDGSDTIALVESATVAWTRLFYAFVSSLQEQEKKSTVPQKSPKVILVSEAEYAANVVAASRWATTHPDWTVLAIPTKLDAKGASTGKIDTDVLQAMLDGDYVYKGTVKLNPSRIKLVCVTHVPTNSGVINPVQDVGQLIAAFNEKYQNPSYRLPSILYLVDACQSVGQLPVDVNRIQCHGLVATGRKYLRAPRGTGFLYIAHNVCQYVWPHHIDHYGVPVSEVPQQTWSVGTPVEDVLQFAPRQGASRFEFWESNVAGKLGLGKAIEHALTVGSSQITDSIVNDLVPYLYQRLRTMPHVHLYCPPECGIVTFWVDGKDSVDVQRALWHFDEDGKRFEVSVVPATSTPLDSARTKAPNLVRVSLSYTTTTQELDLFVDRLSRLFVTDEA; the protein is encoded by the coding sequence ATGGCTCCTCTCGTTGAATTGCAGAAGTATCTGTTTTCGGTGGTAGCGGTACTCCTGGCGGTTCCGCATCGACGTGTTTTCTCCAGGCCTGGGTGGGACCGAGGAATAAACAACGACTTGGTGGTACATCTGAATCACGCCGGAGCCTCGCCATCCCCTACAGCCGTCATCGATCGCGTATACGAACACTTGCTACTCGAACAAACATTGGGCGGATATGCTGCCGCCAAGGTTGTCGAAGAGGAACTGCGACGAGTGTACAAGCTCACGGCTGAATTAATTTGTGTCCATGACCACGAGGACACTTGGTCTTCTCCAAGGACCGATGGGTCAGACACTATTGCCTTGGTGGAAAGCGCTACGGTTGCCTGGACACGTCTGTTTTACGCGTTTGTATCCTCCTTGCAAGAGCAAGAGAAGAAGAGTACTGTGCCGCAAAAGAGCCCCAAGGTCATTCTAGTTTCCGAAGCCGAGTACGCGGCCAACGTCGTGGCGGCGAGTCGCTGGGCGACTACTCATCCCGACTGGACCGTCTTGGCAATTCCTACAAAACTAGACGCAAAAGGAGCGTCGACCGGAAAAATAGACACAGATGTCCTGCAAGCCATGCTCGATGGGGACTACGTGTATAAGGGGACTGTGAAACTCAATCCATCCCGAATCAAACTCGTCTGTGTTACCCATGTACCGACCAATTCGGGTGTTATCAATCCGGTACAAGACGTTGGGCAACTTATCGCCGCCTTCAATGAGAAGTACCAAAATCCAAGTTACCGGCTTCCATCAATTCTCTATCTTGTCGACGCGTGTCAATCGGTAGGGCAACTACCTGTAGATGTGAATCGCATCCAGTGTCACGGTCTGGTCGCAACGGGTCGCAAGTATCTCCGCGCTCCCCGCGGGACAGGGTTTTTATACATTGCGCATAACGTCTGCCAATACGTATGGCCCCACCACATTGATCACTATGGGGTACCGGTGTCGGAGGTTCCACAACAAACTTGGAGTGTCGGGACCCCCGTTGAAGACGTATTGCAGTTTGCCCCGAGACAGGGCGCATCGCGCTTTGAGTTTTGGGAATCCAACGTTGCGGGCAAATTGGGTCTCGGGAAAGCCATTGAACACGCACTTACTGTGGGGTCGAGTCAAATCACTGATTCTATCGTGAACGATTTGGTACCGTACTTGTACCAACGGCTGCGTACGATGCCTCATGTACATTTATACTGTCCACCGGAATGTGGCATCGTCACGTTTTGGGTGGATGGCAAAGATTCCGTAGATGTTCAACGTGCCCTCTGGCATTTCGACGAGGATGGCAAACGCTTTGAGGTTAGCGTAGTTCCAGCCACATCGACCCCTCTCGATTCCGCAAGGACCAAAGCACCAAACCTTGTCCGGGTATCCCTTTCCtatacaacaacaacacaagagCTGGACTTGTTCGTCGATCGCCTATCCAGACTTTTTGTGACTGATGAAGCATAG
- a CDS encoding predicted protein, translating to TPKLPAGSYKPKQSLGQNYLKDPNTVAKILRTFHQDATKHRPSVERILELGPGAGALTDRLVETYGAANMQAIELDERSVQILREKHPGLRVQHADVMQVSYADLAEAEGQPLVVIGNLPYYITSQILFALADASHAGAVHSATVTMQWEVGQRMVAARSTKDYGILSVVFQLYADVTCHFKIPPTVFYPKPKVDSALIGLHFLGPARLRQRLAGVRPADLRRVVTSTFQQRRKTVRNSLKKLCQGDEFSIQQELPEDWASKRPEELSPGQFIEITRLLFG from the exons ACTCCGAAACTCCCCGCCGGGAGCTACAAACCGAAACAATCGCTCGGTCAAAATTACCTCAAGGATCCCAACACGGTTGCCAAAATTCTCCGCACTTTTCACCAAGATGCAACCAAGCACCGACCCTCGGTCGAGCGGATTTTGGAGCTAGGACCGGGCGCGGGTGCCTTGACCGATAGGCTGGTGGAAACGTACGGCGCCGCCAATATGCAAGCCATTGAACTCGACGAGCGCTCCGTGCAGATCTTGCGGGAGAAGCACCCCGGGTTGCGTGTGCAGCACGCAGACGTCATGCAAGTGAGTTACGCGGACCTAGCCGAAGCTGAGGGACAGCCGTTAGTGGTGATTGGCAACCTTCCTTACTACATTACCTCGCAGATTCTGTTTGCCTTGGCCGACGCCAGCCATGCCGGGGCCGTCCACAGTGCCACCGTCACCATGCAATGGGAAGTAGGTCAACGAATGGTAGCCGCCCGATCTACCAAAGACTACGGAATCCTGTCGGTTGTCTTCCAACTCTACGCCGACGTTACGTGTCACTTCAAAATTCCACCGACCGTGTTTTACCCCAAGCCCAAGGTCGATTCCGCCTTGATTGGTTTGCATTTTCTGGGTCCGGCTCGGCTACGTCAACGACTAGCTGGAGTTCGACCAGCCGACTTGCGTCGGGTCGTGACGTCTACCTTTCAACAGCGACGCAAAACGGTCCGCAACTCTCTCAAGAAACTCTGCC AGGGGGACGAATTTTCTATCCAACAGGAGTTACCGGAGGATTGGGCGTCGAAGCGGCCCGAAGAACTTTCGCCAGGACAGTTTATTGAAATCACACGTCTGCTGTTTGGT
- a CDS encoding predicted protein, with protein MMRMLLILSLAYRALAFRSLNLSQRPFTTLAAERENQGFNPLKDFSDMMTNMDSVIDDFMNKRMGNGEVFYGKRKYKPSGRENTEGSYNGMGLSDKLRIDVTREQKEAFLEERRRHIDQQQS; from the coding sequence ATGATGCGTATGTTACTAATCTTGAGTCTAGCGTATAGGGCGCTTGCGTTTCGATCGCTCAATCTATCACAGCGGCCATTTACAACGTTGGCAGCTGAACGCGAGAACCAAGGATTCAATCCGCTGAAGGACTTTTCTGACATGATGACCAACATGGACTCCGTCATCGATGACTTTATGAACAAACGCATGGGAAACGGTGAAGTGTTTTACGGTAAACGCAAGTACAAGCCATCGGGGCGCGAAAATACAGAGGGTTCCTACAACGGCATGGGCCTTTCCGATAAATTACGCATTGACGTTACCCGCGAACAGAAAGAAGCCTTTCTGGAGGAAAGACGCCGACATATAGATCAGCAACAATCATAA
- a CDS encoding predicted protein, producing MRESGTMIDSAGNPPPSFVAKPFPYKTLPGIPNAQSPPERDPVTKPCDCSVTVSRTGQGAPNSFRRWSRGPATRDHHICLLMDGWISGASATTMTTSEKQRREEPPVSRRLRRDTSNHRIKSTIYNLDAQDDELEQALEAYNDDTTRTSTNDRCLQTKGVKRTMPERQSGPTVQSAYEEEVEHSSTNNRPNKSMGRRPRQPSTKRKKRTPTKGITKRIPVDDQSGDEEETDQKTPAPKRRQPRRSTRTISTIRPKPSLSEVESSNESHQAEDEDEDDNESVIIAPLSAITKTLKCPHCPKTFGTDGGLRYHVANFVCQPDSRPGGPVVRGRRGKSASGGMDGSSKRKFRRIRGAAKDRTCPDCHRVFTSVLGMTYHREKAVCHRKGQKDAGTESSALPFGTLEAGSKFVTNWGVVQVIRDDRATPVAEPLQKPKDLARSFQAHKSSRENQLEKQYATLAVLSLTRRKQLLEEYKTKADSNITPQSVWMAYFGTREDPREIPKSRQAAPFRLGQLRDDPLAPENAFADRIVECIAIADDRRRFVGLYDDSETTGSSSMGRYPTKLFLSRRLLTESYNPSGSIHMCPSCGRSFGSKPGYAQGELRQKRLGDIEDRSLRLLAKGAGPERRKYRPPQPVHRDIPAMDSVTPHKRLDSVSDDDDTNKLAAQLQEKEQKTYDTRKEENVPSPDECIKELFQQLRFEQSKQLGPMYTDVFRVLKFKRYVSRPAKKRKKRKIVVKKIKVVKKVKRSKASKESTTLDGTSKKSKKTEVVSTRTTYPSLVLPPPPLPTQFIQTQSHIPIPPIIDTRVLVGEVDAGRYPSIKRDPARTNQDICSICKRGNRLVACDFCPLSVHFRCVRTKYLLKDPEPEDDFMCNTCIQYIWHRRARAEKRRIQKLGEDKVQTDQTAAESVARLTKGAVEGEEYECVASQARRLADLSELLMEAKVRLKQNMAMAKVNDMRRAMISGQVVSKGSTSI from the exons ATGCGCGAGAGTGGTACGATGATCGACAGTGCGGGCAACCCTCCCCCCTCTTTCGTGGCAAAACCCTTCCCCTATAAAACACTTCCGGGTATCCCGAACGCACAATCCCCACCGGAACGCGATCCCGTCACGAAACCATGCGATTGTTCCGTTACCGTGAGTCGCACGGGGCAGGGGGCACCCAACTCATTCCGCCGGTGGAGTAGAGGACCCGCTACTCGTGACCATCACATTTGTTTAttgatggatggatggataAGCGGAGCGAGTGCgacaacaatgacgacgagcGAAAAGCAACGGCGGGAGGAGCCGCCAGTGTCCCGACGTCTCCGACGGGACACCAGCAACCATAGAATCAAATCCACAATTTACAATCTCGACGCACAAGACGATGAACTGGAGCAAGCGTTGGAAGCCTACAATGACGACACTACACGAACGAGTACTAACGATCGCTGTCTCCAAACCAAAGGAGTCAAACGAACAATGCCGGAACGCCAAAGTGGACCGACGGTCCAGAGCGCATACGAAGAGGAAGTGGAGCATAGTAGTACCAACAATAGgccaaacaaatccatgGGGAGGCGACCACGACAACCATCAACCAAGCGCAAGAAACGAACGCCGACAAAGGGCATCACAAAAAGAATCCCTGTCGACGATCAATCGGGAGATGAGGAAGAGACCGATCAAAAGACACCAGCTCCGAAACGGCGACAACCTCGACGTTCAACCCGAACAATTTCCACTATCCGACCGAAACCATCCTTATCCGAAGTAGAATCGAGTAACGAAAGCCACCAAGCCGAGGACGAGGATGAGGACGATAATGAGTCAGTTATTATTGCACCCCTTTCCGCCATTACCAAAACGCTGAAGTGTCCTCATTGCCCGAAAACATTTGGTACCGATGGTGGTCTACGTTATCACGTCGCCAACTTTGTTTGCCAACCTGATTCACGTCCAGGAGGTCCCGTCGTTAGGGGTCGCCGTGGCAAGAGTGCCTCAGGCGGGATGGATGGTTCATCCAAGCGTAAATTTCGTAGAATTCGGGGTGCCGCGAAAGATCGTACCTGCCCAGACTGCCATCGAGTCTTTACCAGCGTTTTGGGCATGACCTATCACCGCGAAAAGGCTGTTTGTCACCGTAAAGGCCAAAAGGACGCGGGAACAGAGTCATCGGCCCTGCCTTTCGGTACTTTGGAAGCAGGTTCAAAGTTTGTTACCAACTGGGGTGTCGTGCAAGTCATTCGGGATGATCGTGCTACACCCGTAGCTGAGCCTTTGCAGAAACCCAAGGACCTAGCCCGTTCCTTTCAGGCGCATAAAAGTAGTCGCGAAAATCAACTGGAAAAACAATACGCCACCCTTGCAGTCTTGTCCCTGACACGAAGAAAGCAGTTGCTGGAGGAGTACAAGACGAAGGCCGATTCGAATATTACCCCACAGTCCGTATGGATGGCCTACTTTGGTACACGGGAAGACCCGCGGGAGATCCCAAAATCTCGACAAGCGGCTCCTTTTAGACTGGGACAATTGCGAGACGACCCCTTGGCTCCGGAGAATGCCTTCGCGGACCGCATTGTGGAATGCATTGCTATCGCCGATGACCGGAGACGATTCGTAGGTCTCTATGACGATTCGGAAACGACAGGGTCGTCATCTATGGGGAGATACCCGACCAAACTCTTTTTAAGTCGTCGGCTTCTCACCGAATCATACAACCCAAGTGGTTCCATACACATGTGTCCGTCCTGTGGGCGGTCGTTTGGTTCCAAACCTGGTT ATGCGCAGGGAGAGCTGAGACAGAAACGACTTGGTGATATTGAAGACAGGTCTCTCCGACTTTTGGCAAAAGGGGCCGGACCAGAGCGTCGTAAGTATCGTCCGCCACAGCCTGTGCACCGTGACATCCCCGCAATGGACAGTGTAACGCCACACAAGCGACTTGACAGCGTttccgacgatgatgacaCCAATAAATTGGCCGCACAATTACAAGAGAAGGAGCAAAAGACCTACGACACcaggaaagaagaaaatgtACCTTCACCTGATGAATGCATCAAAGAGCTATTTCAACAGCTTCGCTTTGAGCAGTCCAAGCAACTTGGCCCCATGTACACTGATGTCTTTCGAGTGCTCAAGTTTAAGCGTTATGTTTCCAGACCTgcgaagaaacgaaagaaacgaaagattgTTGTAAAAAAAATCAAGGTAGTCAAGAAAGTAAAAAGATCAAAGGCCTCGAAAGAGAGCACCACCTTGGACGGGActtcaaagaaatcaaagaagACCGAGGTGGTATCGACAAGAACAACATACCCTTCACTCGTTCTACCGCCACCACCTCTGCCAACACAATTCATTCAAACTCAAAGCCATATACCGATCCCTCCTATTATCGATACACGAGTTCTGGTTGGCGAAGTGGACGCCGGAAGGTACCCGAGTATAAAACGGGACCCCGCTCGCACAAATCAAGATATTTGTTCCATCTGCAAGAGAGGCAACCGCTTAGTAGCATGCGACTTTTGTCCTTTATCAGTCCACTTTCGTTGTGTACGCACAAAATACTTGCTTAAAGATCCTGAACCGGAAGACGACTTCATGTGCAATACCTGTATCCAGTACATTTGGCACCGTCGTGCTCGGGCTGAGAAGCGAAGAATTCAGAAACTGGGTGAAGACAAAGTGCAAACTGACCAAACGGCTGCGGAATCGGTGGCTCGACTTACAAAAGGCGCAGTGGAAGGCGAAGAATACGAGTGTGTCGCATCCCAGGCCCGCCGTCTAGCCGATCTTTCGGAGCTACTGATGGAAGCCAAGGTCCGTCTAAAGCAAAACATGGCGATGGCTAAAGTCAATGACATGCGGAGAGCTATGATAAGTGGTCAAGTAGTTTCCAAAGGTTCCACTTCAATATGA